A single region of the Phycisphaerae bacterium RAS1 genome encodes:
- the prpC1 gene encoding 2-methylcitrate synthase 1: MSNVEQLYRPGLEGIIAGETNISAVMQDSLMYCGYTIEELAEHSNFEEVAWLLLHGELPTAAQLKSFRAALDGYRKLPQPVLEAIKAMPKDTPGMDMLRTAMSMAGHFCPIKGDDKAALSEKATRILAIVPTMIGARMHYLAGKTPVEPQPGLSHAAQTLWLAFGKEPAALSARILDLTLILYAEHEYNASAFACRVTASTLSDIYSGMVTGIGTLKGPLHGGANEETMHLINQFKSGPEARAWTENAIAKKEKVVGFGHRVYKNGDHRSWILEKELAKLAESHAEKWRMDVYYAIQKVMHEQRKIFMNVDYPCGLTYYYMGLPVDVYTPLFVASRVSGWAAHFIEQYTNNRIIRPLSRYTGAGERKYVPAASR, from the coding sequence ATGAGCAACGTCGAGCAGCTTTACCGTCCGGGCCTGGAAGGCATCATCGCCGGTGAGACGAACATCTCCGCCGTCATGCAGGACAGCCTGATGTACTGCGGCTACACAATCGAGGAGTTGGCTGAGCACAGCAACTTCGAGGAAGTCGCGTGGCTGCTGTTGCATGGCGAGCTGCCGACGGCGGCGCAGCTCAAGAGTTTTCGAGCAGCGCTCGACGGCTATCGAAAGCTGCCGCAGCCGGTGCTGGAGGCGATTAAGGCCATGCCCAAGGACACGCCCGGCATGGACATGCTGCGCACGGCGATGTCGATGGCGGGGCATTTCTGCCCGATCAAGGGCGATGACAAGGCCGCGCTGAGCGAGAAGGCGACGCGCATTCTCGCGATCGTGCCGACGATGATCGGCGCCCGCATGCACTACCTGGCGGGCAAGACGCCGGTCGAGCCGCAGCCGGGCTTGTCGCACGCGGCCCAGACGCTGTGGCTGGCCTTCGGCAAGGAGCCGGCGGCGCTTTCGGCCCGCATCCTCGACCTGACGCTGATCCTCTACGCCGAGCATGAATACAACGCGTCGGCCTTCGCCTGCCGCGTGACGGCGAGCACGCTGAGCGACATCTACTCGGGCATGGTGACGGGCATCGGCACGCTGAAGGGGCCGCTGCACGGCGGGGCGAACGAAGAAACGATGCACCTCATCAACCAGTTCAAGAGCGGCCCCGAGGCTCGCGCGTGGACGGAAAACGCCATCGCCAAGAAGGAGAAAGTCGTCGGCTTCGGCCACCGCGTCTACAAGAACGGCGACCATCGTTCGTGGATTCTGGAGAAGGAGCTGGCGAAGCTGGCCGAATCGCACGCGGAGAAGTGGCGGATGGACGTGTACTACGCGATTCAGAAGGTGATGCACGAGCAGCGGAAAATTTTCATGAACGTCGATTACCCTTGCGGGCTGACGTACTACTACATGGGCCTGCCGGTGGACGTGTACACGCCGCTGTTCGTCGCCTCGCGCGTCAGCGGCTGGGCGGCGCATTTCATTGAGCAGTACACGAACAACCGGATCATTCGGCCGCTGAGCCGGTATACGGGGGCGGGGGAGAGGAAGTACGTGCCGGCGGCAAGCCGCTAG